From the Nostoc sp. PCC 7107 genome, the window GGGAACTATTAGTTGAGGTATCTAAAATTCCGAACCTGGAACAGCAGATCCGTACTTTAGATTTGCCGCCTGACATGACACAGTTTTATTTGAATAACCTCTCGCGTGGGTTAAATGCGCTGAAGGCGGGAAATGATCAGGAATTACAAGAGAGCATCTTAAGAATAGTTTCCTTCCCATATTCATCGGCCTCTACAACAGCTGGTGACTATGGACGTGTACCCCTTGGCACACCAAAAGATTTAGACAATATTGAAGGTATACCAATAGTTGGTGAAGAACTCAGCCCCAACATAGCTTTATTAGAGCCAGAGTCATTCTTCCTAGAAGCTGATACGGCTATTGCTTTAGACGTTGGCACTTTAGCTGGGAGTGCTTTTAACCCTTTATATCTCAGTCCTGCACTTTTATTCTTGTTATTCCTACTGGGTGGAGATGGTGGTTCTTCGTCCGCAGTCACAACTCCTCCTGTTCCAGCAGTTCCAGTTACTCCAACCCCAACCACAACCCCAACCCCAACTACAACCCCAACCACACCTCCAGTAAGAGTAGATGAACCATCAACCCTGGCTGCCATACTATTACTGACACCTTTACTGTGCATACTCAGTTATAAAAAACGCTCTGCCAAGGTCAGCAGTTATTTGAAATAGTTTTTTTTAAAACCTTTGACAAAATTGCTGTCTTTTAATAAAAATCCCTCGGTAGCTTGCCGAGGGATAATTTAATTTAGTACTTTTCACCTAAAAATATCCCACTTCCATAGAATACCTATTCGTTTTAATATGAGTGTGCCAAAATGCCAAATCAAAAAATTGGTATACGGACAAAACTGAAAATAGTTAAATTATTATGACCAAGCTAATTGAATACGCAGAAGCCAGCGACGAAGTAAGAGCAGTCTATGATGATATTCGGGCAACACGCCAGACAGACTATATCAATAATTTTTGGAAAGCTTTAGCTAATCATCCTCCGACTTTGCAACGCACTTGGCAAGCAATCAAGGAAGTGATGACTAGTCCTGGTGAACTTGATCCGCTGGTACGGGAGTTGATTTATATTGCTGTGAGCGTCACAAATAATTGTGATTACTGTATATCTTCTCACACTGCCGCCGCCCGTGCTAAGGGGATGAACGATGAGATGTTTGGGGAACTAATGGCGATTATTGGCACGGCAAACATGACTAATCGCTTGGCTAATGGTTATAAAATTCCGGTAGATGAACAATTCAAGTTATAACAAGGAGTTGAGTTGAAAAACCTTGTGACTATGTATACCTCAAATGACTAGTTTGAATTATCTATGGCTACCTGCACCAAGCAATGTAAATTTATTAGCAAATGAAGTTCATATCTGGCGAATTGACTTGGATGTAGCCGATTCACAGCTAGATTTTTTCGCTGCAACTTTATCTAGTGATGAACTAGCTCGTGCTAACAGATTCCGTTTTCCAGAACATCGTCAACGTTTTATTGCAGGCCGCGGTAGCTTGAGAAGTATACTGAGCCTTTATTTAAATATCGAGCCGCAACAAGTACGATTTGATTATGAACCTCGTGGTAAACCCATGTTGGCAGATACTTTAGCCACTAGTGGTTTATTGTTTAACTTGTCACATTCTCAGGATTTGGCTTTGTGTGCTGTGAATTACACACGCAAAATTGGTATTGACTTAGAGTATGTGCGTTCTGTATCTGATTTAGAAGCTCTTGCTCAAAGGTTCTTTTTACCACGAGAATATGATTTAGTGCGATCGCTTCCTGCTGATCAACAACAAGCAGTATTTTTCCGCTATTGGACTTGCAAGGAAGCTTATTTAAAAGCCACAGGTGATGGAATCTCGCAGTTAGAACAAGTGGAAATATCTCTCACACCTACACAACA encodes:
- the hetI gene encoding 4'-phosphopantetheinyl transferase HetI, coding for MTSLNYLWLPAPSNVNLLANEVHIWRIDLDVADSQLDFFAATLSSDELARANRFRFPEHRQRFIAGRGSLRSILSLYLNIEPQQVRFDYEPRGKPMLADTLATSGLLFNLSHSQDLALCAVNYTRKIGIDLEYVRSVSDLEALAQRFFLPREYDLVRSLPADQQQAVFFRYWTCKEAYLKATGDGISQLEQVEISLTPTQQAKLLTSADWSLVEFTPAENYCAAVAVAGSGWDLQCWQFTTIF
- a CDS encoding carboxymuconolactone decarboxylase family protein, translating into MTKLIEYAEASDEVRAVYDDIRATRQTDYINNFWKALANHPPTLQRTWQAIKEVMTSPGELDPLVRELIYIAVSVTNNCDYCISSHTAAARAKGMNDEMFGELMAIIGTANMTNRLANGYKIPVDEQFKL